CACACCGCCGCGCGGAACGGGATATGCGCCCGCCGCAGCGCATCGAGGCTGCGCGCGGTAACGGGCACGAGATGAGTCGTCTCGGCGAGCCATTCGAGGAACCGCATCTGGCGCGGCGTCGCATAGCTCAGCGGCGATCCGTCCTTGGCGAAGCCGAGCGGAGTCAGCCGCTCGACCGGCACGTCCTCCGGGCATTTGCGCAGCGTCTGGAACAACGTGTCGTCCAGATCGACGAGCGCGATCGCGCGGATCACGCCGACCAGCCGATCGGCGTCGCATCGAGCGCGGCGATCAGTGCCGGATCGATCGTGCCAGCGCCGGTCTCGTGCGCGATCAGGGTCATGCGGCCATCCGACGGATCGGCATTGTAGAGATAATTGGGCACACCGGTTCCATAATTGTCGGAGAAGCAGAGCTTGCTGGCCATCGCCGCGCCGATCCGCGCCGGGCTGCGGCTGGTCGCCTGCACGACCACGTCATGCCCTTCGCCGGCAAGGCGCTCGGCAAGACGAAACGGCAGATAGGTGAACTCGCCAGTGCCGAGCACACGCACCGGCCCGGTGATCTCCGGCAGCGCCATATCCGGCGGCGGCGCGACCGGCGCGGCGATGCCGAGCCTGCCGACATTGCGATGCGACGCCATCCGCCCGAGCGACGCCGCCGCCTGGTCGAACCCCGCATCCGCCAGCGCCACCGCGCCCTGCGTCCACTCCAGCCGCCCGCCGAGCAGCGACGCCACCTGAGTCGGGCGCGGCATCCGCGCCTGCCAGCCGCGACCGCGCGACCAGTCGGTCAGCGTCGCCACGACGATCGCCTCGACCCGCGGCCACGCCGCCACCAAAGCCTCGGCGAGGTTGCACAGCGTCGTGCCCGTCGAAATCTCGTCATCGACGATCACCAATGTGCGCGGCTCGGGTAGATCGGGGCGATAGATCAGATGCGCCGAGGCATGGCTGTGCGGCTCCTCGAACCGGCACAGCAAGGGGTGGTCGAGCTGCTGGCGGGTCGAGTGCAGGAAATACACATCGTCGCGCGCGCTCGCCGCGCGCAGCTCCTCATGCACGGTCTGGCCGAGGCACACGGCGGTTTCGGCGAGCCCGATCACCATCACCGGCCCCGGCAGACCGGCGGGGATTCGCGCCGCCAGATCGCGCGCGCTGGCGCGGATCACCTGCGGCGGCGTCGGCAGATGCCGCCCGAGCACACGCGACACGACAAGGAAACCGCGCCGCGGGTTCTCGCGCGCGGCGAACGCGCACAGCCGGTCGAGCGGCCACACCGCCTCCTCGATCGCGATGTCGAGCCGCCCGGTCGGCAGGTCGATGACGCGCGTCTCTTCGGCCACGCTCAGCATTCGCACGTCACCCGTGCGATCGTGTCACGCGCCTGCCGCACGACGGCGGCGCGGCCGATCACGGCGTTGCCGTGCGCCATCTGTGGTTCGATACCGAACGAATCGAGGAAACTGAGGATCATCGCACCTTTGATGCCGAAATTGATGTTCTCCGCGCTCGCGCCGGACTGGCGGATGCGGTCGAGGTTGAGGGAGGAACACACCAGCCCGATCAGATGCCCGGCCATATCGAGGATCGGGCCGCCACTGTTGCCGCTGGCGATCGGTGCGGTGAACTGGAAGAGGCTGCTGTCATTGCCGATTCCGCACAAAGCCGCAATGTTGCCCGCGCTCGCCTGCGGTCCGGTGCCGAGCAGCCCCTGCAAGGGAAACCCCAAGGCGACGACATCCTCGCCCAGGTGAAGCCCCACTTCCGATCGGAACTGCGCCACCCCCGCCATCGGCGTCTCGACGCGGAGCAGCGCGAGATCGTTGCGGCGATCGGCGAACACCGTATCGGCGGAAAGCGGCCGTCCGCCCGCCTGCACCGTCACCGTCCTCGCGTCCTCGACAACATGTGCGTTGGTCAGGATGTGGTGCCGCTCGATCGCGACACCGCTACCGCTCGACGCGCCGGTTCGCGGTGCGCGCTCGTCGGCGTCGGGCGGTTGCAGCCGCGGGATCAACCGCGTCACCCAGCTATGATCGATCCCATAGGCCGCCGCGATCGCGCTCAGCCCCATCGCGAAGCCCTGCCCGTTGGCCGCGATCCGCCACGCGCCCTGGTGCCGGTAGCATTCGATCAGGATCACCGCCGCGTCGGGCCGCTCGCGCAGATCGACCGCGAAGCGCAGCGCCTCGGTTTCGAGCGTGACGACCCGCGCGATCGGCTGGTTGCCGCGATCGAACGCGATCAACACCAGCCGCTCGACCGCGCCCGGCATGTCATCGAGCGCGACGCGCAGCCGCGCGCCATCCTCGAATTGCGCCGCCGGGCGCATTTCGCGGGTGAGCGCATCGATCGGCGGGAAGACCGGCGACACGCGCCGGTCCGCCCCCAGCGCGATCAGCGCCAGCGTCGGCTGGTCGCCGCCATCCCCGGCGAGCGCGAAAACGCCCGCGCCAGCGATGGCAGCCCGTTCGCCCGCAACCAGATCACGCATCGGCGGGCGATGTCCTGCGTGTCAGACGTTGACGCCGAACGACTGGGCAAGCGGCCCCAGACCACCGGCGAAGCCTTGGCCGATCGCCTTGAACTTCCACTCGCCATTGTTGCGGTAGAGGTCGCCGAAGATCATCGCGGTCTCGGTCGATGCGTCTTCGGACAGGTCGTAGCGCGCGATCTCGGTGCCGCCATCGCCGTTGACGACACGGATGTACGCGTTCGAGACCATGCCGAAATTCTGCTTGCGCGCATCGGCGTCGTGGATCGTCACCGCGAAGCTCAGCTTCTCGATCTCGGCGGGCACCTGGTCGAGCGTGACCACCACAACCTCGTCGTCGCCGCTGCCCTCGCCGGTCTGGTTATCGCCCTGGTGGACGACCGAGCCGTCGGCGCCGTTCTTGTTGTTGTAGAACACGAAATCGGCGTCTGAACGGACCTTGCCGGCTGAGGTGAGCAGGAAAACGCTCGCGTCGAGATCGAAGGCACTGCCGTCGGTGACGCGCGTATCCCAGCCGAGGCCGACCCGGACGACCTTGAGGCCGGGTGCTTCCTTGCTGAGGCTGACGTTGCCGCCCTTGGAAAGTGAAACTGCCATGTCGAACTCCTGTGTGGCCGAAAGATTCAGCCGATGTTGACGCCGTAATTGCGCGCGAGCGGGGCGAGGCCACCCTTGAAGCCCTGCCCGACCGCGCGGAACTTCCATTCGCCATTGTGGCGATAGACTTCGCCGAAGACCATCGCCGTCTCGGTCGAGGCGTCCTCGGCGAGATCGTAACGCGATATCTCGCGGCCAGTCGCATCGTTGACGATGCGGATGAACGCGTTCGAGACCATGCCGAAGCTCTGGCGGCGCGCCTCGGCCTCATGGATCGTCACGCTTATCGCGATCTTCTGCACGTCGGCGGGCACGCGGGTCAGTTCGACCTTGAGCGCCTCGTCGTCGCCGTCCCCCTCGCCGGTGCGGTTGTCACCGGTATGTTCGACCGATCCGTCGCTCGAACGCAGGTTGTTGTAGAAGATGAAGTCGCTGTCGCTGCGCACCTTGTCGCCCGCCGTAAGCAGGAACGCGCTCGCGTCGAGATCGAAATCCGCGCCGTCGGAGGTGCGGGTATCCCAGCCGAGCCCGATCAGGATCTTGCTGAGATCGGGCTCCTCCTTTGACAGACTGACGTTGCCGCCTTTGCTAAGGCTAACCGACATGATGGTGTCTCCTGCTTACGAGATGTTGAGGCGTTCGCCGGTCGGCGCGACCGCGTCGTCGTCATCGTCGCCCTTCGAGCGCAGTGAGGCGACGAAGGCGAGGCCGATGAGACCCGCGCCGATCAGCCCGGTCACCGTCTCCGGGATTTCGAAGCGCACCGACAGCAGCATGATCGTGGCGAGCGCGATGATCGCATAGAACGCGCCATGCTCCAGAAAACGATATTCTGAGAGCGTGCCGCGATCGACCAGCATCACCGTCATCGACCGCACGAACATCGCACCGATGCCGAGGCCGAGCGCGATGATGAACAGGTTGTTCGACAAAGCGAACGCGCCGATCACCCCGTCGAACGAGAAGGACGCATCGAGCACTTCGAGATACAGGAACGCCGCCAGCCCCGATTTCGCCGCCGCCACCGCGACGGCCTGCCCACCGGCATGGCCCGCGTCCTCATCGCCCTCACCCTGTTCGAGCAACGCGCCGATCGCCTGCACCGCGATATAGGCGACCAGCCCGAAGATGCCCGCGGTGATGAAGGTCATCGCCTCCTCGGGCGCGATCATCCGCGAGATGCCGTAGAGCGCGAGCAGCACGATGCCGATCGCCAGCCCCGAGATGCGTGACAGGCTTGAGAACGGCCGCTCGATCACGCCGATCCAGTGCAGATCCTTCTCTTCGTCGAGGAAGAAGGTCAGCCCGACCATCGCGAGGAAGGCGCCGCCGAAGCCGGAGATGCCGACATGCGCGCCGGTGATGATCCGCTCGTAGGTGACCGGGTCGGTCGCGGCGAGCTTGAGCGCCTCGATCGGCCCGACCTGCGCTGCGATCGCGACGATCACCAGCGGGAACAGGATTCGCATCCCGAACACCGCGATGATGATGCCCCATGATAGGAAGCGCCGCCGCCAGACCGGGTCCATGTCGCGCAGCACGGTCGCGTTGACGACCGCATTGTCGAACGACAACGACACTTCGAGCACGCCCAATACCAATACGATCCACAGGATGCCGAGCGTGCCGGCCACATCATGCGTGATCGTCCAGCCCAAAATCGCCCCGAGCACGAGGCACAGCGCGGTAAAAAGCAACGATCCCCTGAAATATTTAAACACTGTAATTCCCCGGTTTGCCGCGTGCGGCCTCAATCTTTGCGCCCGGAGACCCAGCGCAGGCCCCAGCCGAGCGATTCGTCCAGCACGCGCGTATCATGATGATATTCCACGATCCGCGTAACCTTGATTGCGCCCGCATCATTTTCGATCAACACGATTCCGCACAGCCGCCGGTCATCGCGGCCTTCGGTCAGCCGCACTTCGATCGGCGGCTGGTCGGGCATGGTGACGAGCACCACGCCATCGGTCTGCTGCCAGTTGGGTACGCCCGAATAGATGTTGGCGAACACCGCGATACGCTTGATCTGCGGCCAGAACGCGCCGTTGATCCGCAGCGTCTCGCCCGCCGACACGTCGCCGGTGCGGTCGTCGCCCGACAGCATGACATACGGCGCCTGATCGAACGATCCGAACGCGTTGCCGAGCGCCTGCACCCCGCCCTTGCGCCCATCGGCAAGCTCGAACAGGCAACCGATGTCGAGATCGATCGCGCTGCCGCCGCCGAACAGCCCCTTGCGCCCGCGTGACCAGTTGAGGTTGATCGTGATCTCACCGAAGCTGTTGCCACGCTTGGCGAGGCTTACGGTTTGCCCGCGCTTCTCCAGCGTCACCTTGCTGAGACTGACCGGCGGCGCGGCTGGCGGAGGTGCGGGGGGCGGCGGAGGCGGTGCCGCCGCAGCCGGCGCCTCGTCGGCGACATCGATCCCGAACGAGCGCGCGAGCGGGGCAAGCCCGCCGTTGAACCCCTGCCCGACCGCGCGGAACTTCCACTGCCCGTTGCGACGATACAGTTCGCCGAAGGTCATCGCCGCCTCGCTCGCAGCCGCGAGTTGCGGACGGAAGCGCAAAGCCTCCCCGCCACCACGCGGCGCGACCGTGATCTCCGCGCCGTCGAGCCGCGCCAGCGTCTGCCCGCGCGTCTGCGCCTCGTGGATCGTCACGCAGAACACGATCCGCTCGATCTCGGCCGGCAGCCGCGCGAGATCGACCTCGAACGCGCCCTGCCCGCCCGACGCGGCGAAACGGATGCCACCGTTGCCGCCCTCGGGCTGGTTGTAGAACACCATGTCGGTGTCGCCCCGCACCTTGCCCGCACCGGTCAGCAGATAGGCAGATGCATCGGCATCCACCCCGCCCGCAGCGGTCCAGGCAAAGGTTACGGTCAGCGCATCGCCGGGCACGGGCGCGTTGCCGCCTTGTTGCAGATCGGTCATGCGATCTCCTGTTCGTGTCGGCAAAATAGAATGGGCGGCGGCGTCAGAGCACGCCGCGGATCACCCCCATCATGTCGTGGAATGTCCGTCCGGTGGTACGCTCGCCCAGCGCCTTCATCTCCCAGCCATCGCCCGATCGGACCAGCTTCGCCATCACCTGGCCCGTGTGCGGGCCTGACCCGGTCAGGTCATAGCGCGCCATTTCCTTGCCGTCGCTCAAATCGATAACGCGGCAATAGGCGTTTTCGATCCGGTCGAAACTTTCGCCGGTGAAGCTGTTGACGGTGAACACCAGCGCGGTGACCGTAGCGGGCACGCGAGTCAGATCGACGTTGATCGTCTCGTCGTCACCGTCGCCGGCGCCGGTGCGATTGTCACCGCTATGGACGATGCTGCCATCAGTGCTGGCAAGCTGCCGGAACCACACCTGATCGCGCACATTGCCGCCGGCATCGAACAGCAGGCACGAAGCATCGAGATCGATATCGCCGCCACCGCCGCCCAACAGCCCGAACAGACCCTTGGATTTGCGCACGTCCCAGCCCACGCCCATCGCCACCCGCGTCAGCGCGCCGCCACCCGATTTCTCCAGCCTTACGGACTGGCCTTTTTGCAGACTGACCAAGCGGGCTTCTCCATGAACTCATTATTATAACGCGCTGTATGCCAAATGATTATGACGTTTGACCTACAAACCACAAGGCCGGACGATCGTGCCCATCCCGGCGCAGCTTCCGTTCATCGCCGCCGCTCGGCACGGACCACGGCAACGATCTCGGCATCCACGTCCGCGTCGAAGCGCCGGGCGGTTCCGGTCACCACGTCGATCCAGGTGGTGCTGAACGGTATGCCGACCGCATCGCAATAGGACGCGCCACCAGCGGCGCGCGTGTTGATTTCGAGGATTCGCCACGCCCCGCCGCGATCCTGCCGATACTGGACGTTGACCGCGCCATGCAGCGCATAGCGCGCGACCAGACCGGTCGCATGCGCGATCAACGGATGCCGCGTCTCGATGCGCTGGCGGTTGGCGTCGAGCTTGGTCCGCACCGCCGCGACCAGAACGTCTCCACGATCCGCGACCACATCGACCGAAGCCTCCAGCCCCGGCAGATGCTCCATGACGAGCAAGGAGAAGTCCTCCCCCCGCGCCTCGCCCTCGCGCAAGGCGGCGGCGTAGACTTCGGGGGTGATCCGGCGCGCATCGGGATCAGCGAGATGCTGGAGCGCGGCCACCGCATCGAGCGTCCAATAGCCCGCGCCGTAAATCCCCGTCGACGGCTTTACGCAGGCGGAAGCACCGCCTTGCGTCAACGCATCCACCGCCGCCTCGAACGCCAAGGCCGACGTGACCGGGATCGTCGGGCACAGCATCGGATCTCCCGCCAGCGCCACCGAGAATGCCGCCTTGTCGTCGAGCAGCCGCAGCGTCACCGCGTCGGCGGCAACATGCAGCGCGATCCCCTCCGCCGCGAACCGGTCGGCCATCGCGGCGACATCCATCCGCCCGCGCTGCGCGACCAGCGCATCGACACGCCGCTCGATCGCGGTCGCCAGCAGCCATTCCGGGTAATCGACCGTGCCGCGCGCCGGCTCCTGCCAGAATTCGGGCGCGACATCGCACACCGGCGACTCCGGGTCGATCGCGCTGACCGCGAGTTGGACGCCGGGCCGTTCCGACACGATCCTTGCGACGATGTTGCGAAGCGAAAACGATTGGTTGAACCACACCTTCATAGCTTGCCGATATCGCCCCGCGCCGCCGCGTCAACCGAAGCGCGCGATTGCATCGCCGCGCCGCTTGCGCTAAGCGCGCGCCCTTCCAGAGCGACAGCAATGGGATTCGTGCGGGAGGGTGCCGTCAAACGCGCCCGTTACCAACCGCTAGACTTGATCGGGGCACGCCACCGTGCGCGCCCGACCGAAAGAGAGTGACATGGCAAAGAAGATTACCGGATACATCAAGCTGCAGGTTCCTGCAGGCAAGGCGAACCCCTCGCCGCCGATCGGCCCTGCGCTGGGTCAGCGCGGCGTGAACATCATGGAGTTCTGCAAGCAGTTCAACGCCTCGACGGGCAATGAGGAAGTCGGCACGCCGCTGCCGACCGTCATCACCGTCTATGCCGACCGCAGCTTCTCGTTCGAGACCAAGACGCCGCCGGCGACCTACCTCATCAAGAAGGCCGCCGGCCTCAAGTCGGGCTCGAAGGAGCCGGGCAAGACCAGCGCGGGCAAGATCGCCCGTTCGAAGCTGTCGGAAATCGCACAGGCCAAGATGAAGGATCTGAACGCGAACGACATCGAAGCGGCAACGCGCATCATCGAGGGCTCGGCCCGCGCGATGGGCCTCGAAGTGGTGGAGGGCTGATATCATGGCAAAGCTGACCAAGAAGGCGAAGACCCTCGCCACCGTGATCGACCGCGACAAGCTGTACAGCATCAACGAGGCAATCGAGCTGGCCCGCGCCAACGCGACCTCGAAGTTCGACGAGACGATCGAAGTCGCGCTCAACCTCGGCGTCGATCCGCGTCACGCCGACCAGATGGTCCGTGGCGTCGTCACGCTGCCCAAGGGCACCGGCAAGACCGTTCGCGTCGGCGTGTTCGCCAAGGGCGCGAAGGCTGAGGAAGCTCTCGCCGCCGGTGCCGACGTTGTCGGTGCGGAAGACCTGATGGAAATCGTCCAGGGCGGCAAGATCGACTTCGATCGCTGCATCGCGACCCCGGACATGATGGGCGTCGTCGGCCGGCTCGGCAAGATCCTCGGTCCGAAGGGCCTGATGCCGAACCCGAAGCTCGGCACCGTCACGATGAACGTCGCTCAGGCGGTCAAGGACGCCAAGGGCGGCCAGATCGAATACCGCGTCGAAAAGGCTGGCATCATCCATTCGGGCAT
This genomic stretch from Sphingomonas panacis harbors:
- a CDS encoding phosphoribosyltransferase domain-containing protein; translation: MLSVAEETRVIDLPTGRLDIAIEEAVWPLDRLCAFAARENPRRGFLVVSRVLGRHLPTPPQVIRASARDLAARIPAGLPGPVMVIGLAETAVCLGQTVHEELRAASARDDVYFLHSTRQQLDHPLLCRFEEPHSHASAHLIYRPDLPEPRTLVIVDDEISTGTTLCNLAEALVAAWPRVEAIVVATLTDWSRGRGWQARMPRPTQVASLLGGRLEWTQGAVALADAGFDQAAASLGRMASHRNVGRLGIAAPVAPPPDMALPEITGPVRVLGTGEFTYLPFRLAERLAGEGHDVVVQATSRSPARIGAAMASKLCFSDNYGTGVPNYLYNADPSDGRMTLIAHETGAGTIDPALIAALDATPIGWSA
- a CDS encoding trypsin-like peptidase domain-containing protein, with amino-acid sequence MRDLVAGERAAIAGAGVFALAGDGGDQPTLALIALGADRRVSPVFPPIDALTREMRPAAQFEDGARLRVALDDMPGAVERLVLIAFDRGNQPIARVVTLETEALRFAVDLRERPDAAVILIECYRHQGAWRIAANGQGFAMGLSAIAAAYGIDHSWVTRLIPRLQPPDADERAPRTGASSGSGVAIERHHILTNAHVVEDARTVTVQAGGRPLSADTVFADRRNDLALLRVETPMAGVAQFRSEVGLHLGEDVVALGFPLQGLLGTGPQASAGNIAALCGIGNDSSLFQFTAPIASGNSGGPILDMAGHLIGLVCSSLNLDRIRQSGASAENINFGIKGAMILSFLDSFGIEPQMAHGNAVIGRAAVVRQARDTIARVTCEC
- a CDS encoding TerD family protein, whose translation is MAVSLSKGGNVSLSKEAPGLKVVRVGLGWDTRVTDGSAFDLDASVFLLTSAGKVRSDADFVFYNNKNGADGSVVHQGDNQTGEGSGDDEVVVVTLDQVPAEIEKLSFAVTIHDADARKQNFGMVSNAYIRVVNGDGGTEIARYDLSEDASTETAMIFGDLYRNNGEWKFKAIGQGFAGGLGPLAQSFGVNV
- a CDS encoding TerD family protein, with protein sequence MSVSLSKGGNVSLSKEEPDLSKILIGLGWDTRTSDGADFDLDASAFLLTAGDKVRSDSDFIFYNNLRSSDGSVEHTGDNRTGEGDGDDEALKVELTRVPADVQKIAISVTIHEAEARRQSFGMVSNAFIRIVNDATGREISRYDLAEDASTETAMVFGEVYRHNGEWKFRAVGQGFKGGLAPLARNYGVNIG
- a CDS encoding DUF475 domain-containing protein → MFKYFRGSLLFTALCLVLGAILGWTITHDVAGTLGILWIVLVLGVLEVSLSFDNAVVNATVLRDMDPVWRRRFLSWGIIIAVFGMRILFPLVIVAIAAQVGPIEALKLAATDPVTYERIITGAHVGISGFGGAFLAMVGLTFFLDEEKDLHWIGVIERPFSSLSRISGLAIGIVLLALYGISRMIAPEEAMTFITAGIFGLVAYIAVQAIGALLEQGEGDEDAGHAGGQAVAVAAAKSGLAAFLYLEVLDASFSFDGVIGAFALSNNLFIIALGLGIGAMFVRSMTVMLVDRGTLSEYRFLEHGAFYAIIALATIMLLSVRFEIPETVTGLIGAGLIGLAFVASLRSKGDDDDDAVAPTGERLNIS
- a CDS encoding TerD family protein yields the protein MTDLQQGGNAPVPGDALTVTFAWTAAGGVDADASAYLLTGAGKVRGDTDMVFYNQPEGGNGGIRFAASGGQGAFEVDLARLPAEIERIVFCVTIHEAQTRGQTLARLDGAEITVAPRGGGEALRFRPQLAAASEAAMTFGELYRRNGQWKFRAVGQGFNGGLAPLARSFGIDVADEAPAAAAPPPPPPAPPPAAPPVSLSKVTLEKRGQTVSLAKRGNSFGEITINLNWSRGRKGLFGGGSAIDLDIGCLFELADGRKGGVQALGNAFGSFDQAPYVMLSGDDRTGDVSAGETLRINGAFWPQIKRIAVFANIYSGVPNWQQTDGVVLVTMPDQPPIEVRLTEGRDDRRLCGIVLIENDAGAIKVTRIVEYHHDTRVLDESLGWGLRWVSGRKD
- a CDS encoding TerD family protein, with protein sequence MVSLQKGQSVRLEKSGGGALTRVAMGVGWDVRKSKGLFGLLGGGGGDIDLDASCLLFDAGGNVRDQVWFRQLASTDGSIVHSGDNRTGAGDGDDETINVDLTRVPATVTALVFTVNSFTGESFDRIENAYCRVIDLSDGKEMARYDLTGSGPHTGQVMAKLVRSGDGWEMKALGERTTGRTFHDMMGVIRGVL
- a CDS encoding ATP-grasp domain-containing protein, whose translation is MKVWFNQSFSLRNIVARIVSERPGVQLAVSAIDPESPVCDVAPEFWQEPARGTVDYPEWLLATAIERRVDALVAQRGRMDVAAMADRFAAEGIALHVAADAVTLRLLDDKAAFSVALAGDPMLCPTIPVTSALAFEAAVDALTQGGASACVKPSTGIYGAGYWTLDAVAALQHLADPDARRITPEVYAAALREGEARGEDFSLLVMEHLPGLEASVDVVADRGDVLVAAVRTKLDANRQRIETRHPLIAHATGLVARYALHGAVNVQYRQDRGGAWRILEINTRAAGGASYCDAVGIPFSTTWIDVVTGTARRFDADVDAEIVAVVRAERRR
- the rplK gene encoding 50S ribosomal protein L11, with product MAKKITGYIKLQVPAGKANPSPPIGPALGQRGVNIMEFCKQFNASTGNEEVGTPLPTVITVYADRSFSFETKTPPATYLIKKAAGLKSGSKEPGKTSAGKIARSKLSEIAQAKMKDLNANDIEAATRIIEGSARAMGLEVVEG
- the rplA gene encoding 50S ribosomal protein L1, whose amino-acid sequence is MAKLTKKAKTLATVIDRDKLYSINEAIELARANATSKFDETIEVALNLGVDPRHADQMVRGVVTLPKGTGKTVRVGVFAKGAKAEEALAAGADVVGAEDLMEIVQGGKIDFDRCIATPDMMGVVGRLGKILGPKGLMPNPKLGTVTMNVAQAVKDAKGGQIEYRVEKAGIIHSGIGKASFPAEDLRANFDALVDAVVKAKPSGAKGKYVRKVAVSSTMGAGIKVDTAEVSAA